The DNA region TTGATTAATGGAGAGAACGATCTCAGCTCGGTATTCGTTGACCCGGAGCTGGTTATAAGGCAATCATGCGGAACAAAAAATGGATAAGAGATATATATAAAAGGAGGGTGCCATATGGCAATCATACAGTTTCCAAAGCATATAAAATGGGGAACAGCAACCGCTTCTTTTCAGATAGAGGGAGCCGCTGCTGAGGACGGTAGAACCCCTTCAATTTGGGATACATTTGCACGTACCCCTGGTAAAGTTAGGAACGGAGATAACGGAGACGTGGCTTGTGATAGCTACCATCGTTATGAGGAAGATGTGCAGCTAATTAAAGAGCTCGGTTCTGATATCTATCGCTTTTCTGTTTCCTGGTCAAGGGTTTTTCCCGAGGGCAGGGGGAAAGCGAATGAAAAGGGAGTGCAATACTATCATAAGCTGGTAGATGAGCTGCTGAAGCATGGAATTGAACCAATGTGTACCCTTTACCATTGGGACTTACCTCAGGTTCTACAGGATCAAGGTGGATGGGATAATAGAGAAACGATTACAGCTTTTGAGGAATATGCTTCATTCATGTTTAAAGAATTTAATGGGAAAGTCAAGCGATGGTTGACCATTAATGAGCCTTGGTGCGCCTCATTTCTTTCTAACTATATTGGTGAGCATGCGCCGGGGAATCAAAACCTACAGCTAGCTACAGACATTGGGCATCATTTGATGGTCGCACATGGAAGGGCGGTTAAGCTTTTTAGAGAGCTAGGCATTGAAGGTGAGATTGGTTATGCTCCAAACGTGACATGGTATGATCCGTTTAGCACAAAGCAGGAAGACGTTGATGCGGCAAAAAGAGGGAACGGCTGGAATCTAGAGTGGTTCTTTGATCCGGTTTTTAAAGGAAGCTATCCTGAATTTCTACTAGATTGGTTTGCTCAAAAAGGGGCTAAGCCTACCATATTAGAAGGAGACATGGAGGATATTAGCCAGCCTATTGATTTTCTAGGAATCAATTATTACACAGGGAATGTGGTTCGATACAAAAAGGACTCAGGATTACTAGATTTTGAAGAAATCGATTTTAACTATAGAAGAACGGATATTGGTTGGCCGATTTATCCAGAAGGTTTTTATAAAGTGCTTATGGCGATCAGTGAGCAATACGGTCAGACTCCTATTTACATTACGGAGAACGGATCTTGCTACAATGATGAAGTGGAGCATGGTAGAGTGAAGGATGAAGGACGTATTGCTTATTTGAAGCAGCATCTTGCAGCTCTACAACAAAGTATTGATTCAGGAGTAAATATTCAAGGTTATCTCACGTGGTCCTTACTTGATAACTTTGAGTGGGCGTTTGGCTACAGTATGCGCTTTGGTATTGTCCATGTTGATTTTAATACACTAGAGAGAACGAAAAAGGATAGTTATCTTTGGTTAAAGCAAACGATTAGTAACGGTTGGTTTGAGCTGTAAGAGGAATGGAGAAACACCTTCCTAAAAAATAGAGCTGCAAAACAAAAGAGAGTCTAAATGACTTGAAGCACAAGCATTTAGACTCTTTTTTGTGGCAATAGAAACGCTTTGCTACAAAGGTTATAGAATTGGCTACTTTTGTGGGTTAAGCCCTTTATCCAGTATAACAACTCTACCTGTAATCACACCATTTTCATCCCTGTGAAATAGAACGACCTGGTAAATATCGTCAGCGTTCCCACTAATGGAAAGGCCTCTATCCGTAAATCCAATATGCCCTTCTTCAAACAAGTTTTCAAGATTTGCAGTTGTGCTCCAATCATTATAAGTATATGTGATTTCCCCCGAATCGTTATAGCTTACCTCATTTATGGATTCAGCAATGGTCTCACCAATCGTCTCACCCATAAGTATTTTGTCCCTAATATCTTCTATCCAGTTGACCCAT from Bacillus horti includes:
- a CDS encoding GH1 family beta-glucosidase, whose protein sequence is MAIIQFPKHIKWGTATASFQIEGAAAEDGRTPSIWDTFARTPGKVRNGDNGDVACDSYHRYEEDVQLIKELGSDIYRFSVSWSRVFPEGRGKANEKGVQYYHKLVDELLKHGIEPMCTLYHWDLPQVLQDQGGWDNRETITAFEEYASFMFKEFNGKVKRWLTINEPWCASFLSNYIGEHAPGNQNLQLATDIGHHLMVAHGRAVKLFRELGIEGEIGYAPNVTWYDPFSTKQEDVDAAKRGNGWNLEWFFDPVFKGSYPEFLLDWFAQKGAKPTILEGDMEDISQPIDFLGINYYTGNVVRYKKDSGLLDFEEIDFNYRRTDIGWPIYPEGFYKVLMAISEQYGQTPIYITENGSCYNDEVEHGRVKDEGRIAYLKQHLAALQQSIDSGVNIQGYLTWSLLDNFEWAFGYSMRFGIVHVDFNTLERTKKDSYLWLKQTISNGWFEL